GCATCGCGATGGCGGGCTAACAAATTTGCAAGCCACCGTAGATGAGCATATCGCTCAAGGTATGCAAGTTATCTCTATGGTTGATGGTATTAAAGGTAACCGTGAGGTCACTGCAACAGCGCATGAACTAAGAGATATCGACTATGCCGTGATCCCCGGCGATGTAGGAGTAGCCGAAAATGGTGCCATCTGGGTAAATAATAAGAACCTTGGCCACCGAGTTACCCCCTTTATTTGCGAGAATCTATTGCTGGTCATCGAGGCTAAAAGCATTGTCGCTAATATGCATCAAGCGGCTAATTTAATCACATTAGCAT
The Shewanella sp. KX20019 DNA segment above includes these coding regions:
- a CDS encoding LutC/YkgG family protein is translated as MSSKLEIFNALKSVAITPQPMPCFNIAPRIDDLVGQFEASLTTVAGTLHRDGGLTNLQATVDEHIAQGMQVISMVDGIKGNREVTATAHELRDIDYAVIPGDVGVAENGAIWVNNKNLGHRVTPFICENLLLVIEAKSIVANMHQAANLITLASGEFGTYIAGPSKTADIEQALVVGAHGACSLNVYLT